One Streptomyces sp. NBC_00554 DNA segment encodes these proteins:
- a CDS encoding TetR-like C-terminal domain-containing protein — translation MSESTAEIVARRTDPRVLRTRALLRAAALELAAERELHSITIANVAERATVNRATVYQHYQDLDELMLDAMEDELAGLIGLAARCPLVVLPAEMPQGFLDMFRHVETEATLYRRMLGPCGSPRFVNRLRQLVAEQVALQLVEAGAGRADEAGVELRAHCSAGAFIGLVTCWLLRPDWLPAEEAAAHAWQGLHLGGGKTAG, via the coding sequence ATGTCCGAATCGACCGCAGAGATTGTGGCGAGGCGCACCGACCCCAGGGTCCTGCGGACCCGCGCGCTGTTGCGGGCCGCAGCGTTGGAGCTCGCCGCCGAGCGGGAACTGCACAGCATCACCATCGCCAACGTCGCCGAACGGGCGACGGTCAACCGCGCCACGGTCTATCAGCACTACCAGGACCTGGACGAGTTGATGCTCGACGCGATGGAGGACGAGCTGGCGGGCCTGATCGGCCTGGCGGCCCGCTGCCCCCTCGTCGTACTGCCGGCCGAGATGCCGCAGGGTTTCCTCGACATGTTCCGGCACGTCGAGACCGAGGCCACGCTCTACCGGCGGATGCTCGGGCCCTGCGGCTCGCCCCGCTTCGTCAACCGGCTGCGCCAACTGGTCGCCGAGCAGGTCGCTCTCCAGCTGGTGGAGGCCGGAGCCGGACGCGCCGACGAGGCAGGTGTCGAACTGCGGGCGCACTGCTCCGCCGGGGCGTTCATCGGCCTGGTCACCTGCTGGCTGCTCAGGCCCGACTGGCTGCCCGCCGAGGAAGCCGCGGCGCACGCCTGGCAGGGGCTGCACCTGGGCGGCGGCAAGACCGCCGGGTAG